A portion of the Sus scrofa isolate TJ Tabasco breed Duroc chromosome 5, Sscrofa11.1, whole genome shotgun sequence genome contains these proteins:
- the LOC110260678 gene encoding olfactory receptor 6C1-like: MRNYTVVTEFILLGLSDDPQLQVVVFVFLLITYLLSITGNLTIITLTLLDPHLQTPMYFFLRNFSLLEVSFTTVTIPRFLSTIITGDKTISFNNCMAQLFFFILLGVTEFCLLAAMSYDRYVAICKPLHYLAIMNPRLCILLIFASWLASFLIIFPSLMLFLNLDYCKSNVDHFTCDYFPLLQLSCSDTKFLEMMGFSFAVFILLFTLALIILSYIYIIRTIVRIPSTSQRTKAFPTCSSHMIVISISYGSCMFVYINPSAKDRVSLSKGVAVLNTSVAPMLNPFIYSLRNQQVKRAFMDMARKVAFFSRK; encoded by the coding sequence ATGAGAAACTACACAGTAGTAACAGAGTTTATCCTCCTGGGACTCTCAGATGACCCACAGCTTCAGGttgtggtctttgtctttctgctcaTCACCTACCTGCTCAGCATCACTGGGAACCTGACCATCATCACCCTGACCCTGCTGGATCCCCACCTCCAGacccccatgtatttcttcctcagaaACTTCTCCTTACTAGAGGTGTCATTCACAACTGTCACTATACCCAGGTTCCTGAGCACCATTATTACAGGAGataaaactatttcttttaataattgcatggctcagttattttttttcattcttttaggaGTCACTGAATTTTGTCTTTTGgccgccatgtcctatgaccgttatGTCGCCATCTGCAAACCTCTGCATTACTTGGCCATCATGAATCCTAGACTCTGCATATTGCTGATCTTTGCTTCTTGGCTGGCTTCATTCTTAATCATATTCCCATCACTCATGTTGTTCTTAAACCTCGATTACTGCAAGTCTAATGTTGACCATTTTACCTGTGATTATTTTCCCCTCTTGCAACTTTCCTGTTCAGACACCAAATTCCTAGAGATGATGggtttttcctttgctgtgtttaTTCTATTGTTCACGTTGGCATTAATAATTCTGTCCTACATATATATCATCAGAACGATTGTGAGAATTCCTTCTACTAGTCAGAGGACAAAGGCCTTTCCCACgtgttcttcccacatgattgtcATCTCCATCTCTTATGGCAGCTGCATGTTCGTGTACATTAATCCATCAGCTAAAGACAGGGTGTCTCTGAGCAAGGGAGTGGCCGTGCTAAACACCTCAGTAGCCCCTATGCTGAACCCCTTTATTTACAGCCTAAGGAATCAGCAGGTCAAGAGAGCCTTCATGGACATGGCA